A stretch of Aureispira sp. CCB-E DNA encodes these proteins:
- a CDS encoding thiol-disulfide oxidoreductase DCC family protein, which translates to MTTDSAIVLFDGVCNFCNQSVQFIIKRDPKGYFKFGALQSESGQALLHQYNLSPDVLDTIVLIEQGKAYTYSTAPLRIVRKLRLPWPIFYIFILVPTFIRNPIYKWISKNRYKWFGKQEHCMMPTPEIRNRFLS; encoded by the coding sequence ATGACAACAGATTCTGCCATTGTACTTTTCGACGGTGTTTGTAATTTCTGCAATCAGTCTGTCCAATTTATTATCAAAAGAGATCCAAAAGGTTATTTTAAGTTTGGTGCCCTACAGTCTGAGAGTGGTCAAGCACTTTTGCATCAATACAACCTATCTCCTGATGTACTGGATACGATTGTATTAATTGAGCAGGGCAAAGCTTATACTTATTCTACGGCTCCTCTTCGAATTGTTAGGAAATTGCGTTTACCTTGGCCTATCTTCTATATTTTTATTTTGGTACCTACTTTTATTAGAAATCCTATTTACAAATGGATTAGTAAAAATCGTTATAAATGGTTTGGTAAACAAGAACATTGTATGATGCCAACACCTGAAATTCGCAATCGTTTTTTATCATAA
- a CDS encoding CDGSH iron-sulfur domain-containing protein — protein MEKPTIAGKSPMPVELEAGKTYAWCSCGQSSNQPWCDGTHQPTNFTPVVFKAEETKTAYMCNCKHSGTPQFCDGTHTKL, from the coding sequence ATGGAAAAGCCAACAATTGCAGGAAAATCACCGATGCCCGTAGAACTAGAAGCAGGAAAAACATATGCTTGGTGTTCGTGTGGACAATCATCCAATCAACCTTGGTGCGATGGGACACATCAGCCTACTAATTTTACTCCTGTTGTTTTTAAAGCAGAAGAAACAAAAACAGCTTATATGTGCAATTGCAAACATAGTGGAACACCACAATTCTGTGATGGAACACACACTAAATTATAA